One segment of Panicum virgatum strain AP13 chromosome 1K, P.virgatum_v5, whole genome shotgun sequence DNA contains the following:
- the LOC120646159 gene encoding aspartate--tRNA ligase 1, cytoplasmic-like, which translates to MASGEGDYGDAATMLALRQLYAGYAWADVASLDPAAVAAAAAGAAVRVRVRGAAQAVRAVGRRVAFLVLRQGAATVQCVVAGGGMARFAAGLSRESVVDVAGVVSLPREPVRGTTQQLVEIHVEKLHCISRAVPNLPISVDDAARSEEDVARAKAAGEQLVHVGQDKRLDYRVIDLRTAANQAIFRVQCQVENMFRQVLLSEGFVGIHTPKLIGGSSEGGAAVFKLDYNGQPACLAQSPQLHKQMAVCGGFERVFEVGPVFRAEGSDTHRHLCEFVGLDVEMVLRDHYSEVCDVVDRLFVAMFDHLNKNCARELEAIHRQYPFKPLKYLETTLRLDYDQGIRMLQEAGVHVDPMGDLNTEAEKKLGELVRDKYDTEFYMLCRYPSAVRPFYTMPCSDDPRYSCSFDVFVRGEEIISGAQRVHDPELLAAQAQARGIDVRTIAAYVDSFRYGAPPHGGFGVGLERVVMLFCGLGNIRKTSLFPRDPRRLAP; encoded by the exons ATGGCTTCCGGGGAGGGGGACTACGGAGACGCGGCCACCATGCTGGCGCTGCGGCAGCTGTACGCGGGGTACGCCTGGGCAGACGTGGCGTCGCTCGATCCGGCAgccgtggccgcggccgcggccggcgccgccgtgcgcgtgcgcgtgcgcggcgcggcgcaggcggTGCGCGCCGTGGGGCGGCGCGTGGCGTTCCTCGTGCTGCGGCAGGGGGCGGCCACCGTGCAGtgcgtggtggccggcggcgggatggcGCGGTTCGCGGCCGGGCTGAGCCGGGAGTCCGTGGTGGACGTGGCCGGCGTCGTGTCGCTGCCCCGGGAGCCCGTCCGCGGCACCACCCAGCAG CTCGTGGAGATCCACGTGGAGAAGCTCCACTGCATCAGCAGGGCCGTCCCCAACCTCCCGATCAGCGTCGACGACGCCGCGCGGAGCGAGGAAGACGTCGCAAGAGCCAAAGCT GCAGGGGAGCAGCTCGTTCATGTCGGGCAGGACAAGCGGCTGGACTACCGGGTCATCGACCTCCGCACTGCCGCCAACCAGGCCATCTTCCGCGTCCAGTGCCAAGTCGAAAAC ATGTTCAGGCAGGTGCTGCTGTCTGAAGGGTTCGTGGGCATCCACACGCCGAAGCTGATCGGCGGGTCGAgcgagggcggcgcggcggtgttcAAGCTGGACTACAACGGGCAGCCGGCGTGCCTGGCGCAGTCGCCGCAGCTGCACAAGCAGATGGCGGTGTGCGGCGGGTTCGAGCGCGTGTTCGAGGTCGGCCCCGTGTTCAGGGCCGAGGGCTCCGACACCCACCGCCACCTCTGCGAGTTCGTCGGCCTCGACGTCGAGATGGTGCTCAGGGACCATTACTCTGAG GTGTGCGACGTCGTTGACAGGCTGTTCGTCGCCATGTTTGATCACCTGAACAAGAACTGCGCCCGGGAGCTCGAGGCCATCCATAGGCAGTACCCCTTCAAACCGTTGAAG TACTTGGAGACGACGCTGCGCCTCGACTACGACCAAGGCATCCGGATGCTGCAGGAAGCCGGGGTCCACGTGGACCCCATGGGGGACCTCAACACGGAGGCCGAGAAGAAGCTGGGTGAGCTCGTTCGAGACAA GTACGACACGGAGTTCTACATGCTCTGCCGGTACCCGTCGGCGGTGAGGCCGTTCTACACCATGCCCTGCTCCGACGACCCGCGCTACAGCTGCTCCTTCGACGTCTTCGTCCGCGGCGAGGAGATCATCTCCGGGGCGCAGAGGGTGCACGACCCGGAGCTCCtggcggcgcaggcgcaggcgcggggcATCGACGTCCGCACCATCGCCGCCTACGTCGACTCGTTCCGGTACGGCGCGCCACCGCACGGCGGGTTCGGAGTCGGGCTGGAGCGGGTCGTGATGCTCTTCTGCGGCCTCGGCAACATCAGGAAGACGTCGCTCTTCCCGCGCGACCCCAGAAGGCTGGCGCCGTGA